In Ovis aries strain OAR_USU_Benz2616 breed Rambouillet chromosome 14, ARS-UI_Ramb_v3.0, whole genome shotgun sequence, a single genomic region encodes these proteins:
- the FANCA gene encoding Fanconi anemia group A protein isoform X1: MSARGARVPASDQGPGVGRRSWAELLEGRVERQKLSPEGEQKVRESAVRLLRRHLNLNDLILEVEDPPCDQLCLRQLIDCDGPEAHTKLSSSLIGSALGDQATRLGIPVAVLSSQVVASGFMRICEADTRPPPKVLLTPEQRKKLSSLLEIAQNLLAQSMFSRLYFCQELWKAQNSLLLEAVWRLHVQNVVSIPELLESRADTQAVVVWLCKDLGLLCEQIEVPCQHAEVARAVLADLVQMFVLRAFQKSEGLKGDGAPAQMAQIAATVLERMLASTLEAMAAGLQEGSPAYKAGSCWFGVFSGPMCQSILSAETLKRWFCHTLTQILTHKPVLKVSDAVQMQREWSFARTPALLSGLYRRLFVILSPEELVGHLQDVLETQEVNWRHVLSCVSTLVICLPDAQQLVNGWVTRLLTRAFESWDLDSMVLAFLVVRQAALEGPAVFPSYATWFQATFGSTRGIHSCSKKALVFLFKFLSDLVPFEVPRYLQVHILHPPLVPGKYRTLLTDYVALAKTRLADLKVSIENMGLYEDLSSAGDVTQPQSQASQDVEKALTVFEHTGKVPVAILEASIFRRSYYLSHFLPALLTPRVLPRAPDSREALIESLRRADKIPPALYSTYRQACSTAGQKQPEDAAPGGEVEPSCAEEPLDLLMAALQELRASMTDPTQHDVLSAQVAMVSERLHSVLGLSEDVSSGEAAPVQLSIQAPELQPREQRVVDLLLTSFCQNLMAASSVAPPDRQGPWATHFVRALCGHRFLPAVLTRLCQLLHHQGPSLSASHVLGLAALAVHLGESRSVLPKVHVGPPAPARGLPIPEFIDSLLPCVAQQASALCLKFSTAAISYSLCKFSQSHELLHSCLSPGLIKKFQFIMFRWFPEARDPPSQEDLASPPWRPLCLPSVDWRRAALCLWKQRALKELLKQEGLQLTYRDWLQLEIEIQPEVDSLSDIERQDFQQWAIHQHFLPMPSAAGGCDGDLEAACTTLVDVLMDFCQSSRSYHHSENSDLVLGGCKGNRDIFSRLQEMAADLQQGPAPLGHAAPHGHFLFGVFHRRLQALTHGWDVASRLQRQQELLTCKRTLLGLPPSMLVSSPCAEQPTAPSCADFFHLVNSELRNFSHDGALTYDITAHFFRGLLNTCARSRDPSLAADLALTACQTQCPLLLTSALLWWSSLEPELHCRWRRWSQSLLPAELRKLQEAHLFAESMSSPIIPPPAPCPSWLCAAALHFAIQRARKESFRQELGKLDGQGEELFVSLFFFSLMGLLSSYLTPQAIGSLRALDICAEILGCLQKRRISWLLVFQLTEADVPVGRTLLGLAPDHQVRLLPVAFYSLLPYFDEDALLKEDAFLRVALNMYLKLVGLFVAGETGAVWTVAHGGELPTQGDPISLITNARLFLLQLIPRCPERSFLHVAELLAVSGDCDPEVSAALLSRRQAVLDPNLSQEPQLF, from the exons GTGGAAGATCCTCCCTGTGACCAGCTGTGTCTCCGCCAATTGATTGATTGTGATGGTCCTGAGGCCCACACTAAGCTTTCCAGTTCATTGATAG GCTCTGCTTTGGGGGATCAAGCCACACGGCTGGGCATCCCGGTGGCTGTCCTGTCCAGCCAGGTGGTGGCATCTGGCTTCATGCGGATCTGTGAGGCAGACACGAGGCCCCCTCCCAAAGTGCTGCTGACACCAGAGCAGAGG aagaaattGTCGTCCTTGTTGGAGATCGCTCAGAACTTATTAGCACAGAGCATGTTTTCCCGTCTCTACTTCTGTCAAGAATTATGGAAAGCACAG AATTCTTTGCTGCTTGAAGCTGTGTGGCGTCTTCACGTTCAAAATGTTGTAAGCATCCCAGAGCTGCTGGAAAG CCGCGCTGACACCCAGGCCGTGGTGGTCTGGCTCTGCAAGGACCTGGGCCTGCTGTGTGAGCAGATAGAGGTGCCCTGTCAGCACGCTGAGGTCGCCAGGGCTGTGCTTGCCG ATCTTGTGCAAATGTTTGTTTTGAGAGCATTCCAGAAAAGCGAGGGTTTGAAGGGAGACGGGGCACCAGCTCAGATGGCCCAG ATCGCCGCTACTGTTCTTGAGCGGATGCTGGCCT CCACTCTCGAAGCCATGGCAGCTGGCCTACAGGAGGGGTCCCCAGCATACAAGGCGGGGAGCTGCTG GTTTGGCGTGTTCAGTGGACCCATGTGCCAGAGTATACTTTCAGCAGAGACTCTGAAGAGGTGGTTCTGTCATACTCTGACCCAGATCCTCACCCACAAGCCTGTGCTAAAAG TTTCCGATGCCGTTCAGATGCAGAGAGAGTGGAGCTTTGCAAGGACCCCCGCTCTGCTCAGTGGCCTGTACCGCAGG ctctttgtgatcctgagcccagaggagctggtgggccaCTTACAAGACGTTCTGGAGACGCAGGAGGTAAACTGGAGGCACGTGCTGTCCTGTGTGTCCACGCTGGTCATCTGCCTCCCGGATGCACAGCAGCTGGTTAATG GTTGGGTGACCCGTCTGCTGACACGTGCGTTCGAGAGCTGGGACTTGGACAGCATGGTCTTGGCGTTCCTAGTCGTGCGGCAGGCTGCGCTAGAGGGCCCAGCTGTCTTCCCGTCCTACGCTACCTGGTTCCAG GCCACTTTCGGCAGCACTAGGGGCATCCACAGCTGCAGCAAGAAGGCGCTGGTCTTCCTCTTCAAGTTCCTGTCCGACCTTGTGCCCTTCGAGGTCCCCCGGTACCTGCAG GTACACATTCTCCACCCACCCCTGGTCCCCGGCAAGTATCGCACCCTCCTCACCGATTATGTGGCGCTGGCCAAGACACGCCTGGCCGACCTCAAA GTTTCTATAGAAAACATGGGGCTCTATGAGGACCTGTCTTCTGCCGGAGATGTCACTCAG CCCCAGAGCCAAGCATCCCAGGATGTCGAGAAGGCACTCACGGTGTTTGAACACACAGGGAAGGTTCCTGTCGCCATCCTAGAGGCCAG CATATTCCGGAGGTCCTATTACCTGTCCCACTTCCTTCCTGCGCTGCTCACACCACGAGTG CTCCCGAGAGCCCCTGATTCCCGCGAGGCCCTTATCGAGTCCCTGAGGAG AGCGGATAAAATTCCCCCAGCCCTGTACTCCACCTACCGCCAAGCCTGCTCCACTGCTGGACAGAAGCAGCCAGAAG ATGCAGCCCCGGGAGGGGAGGTGGAGCCCAGCTGTGCAGAGGAGCCACTGGACCTGCTCATGGCTGCCCTGCAGGAGCTCAGGGCCTCTATGACAGACCCCACCCAGCATGACG TGCTATCAGCTCAGGTGGCCATGGTCTCCGAGAGGCTCCACTCTGTCCTGGGCCTCAGCGAGGATGTCAGCAGCGGCGAGGCGGCCCCGGTGCAGCTCAGCATCCAGGCCCCTGAGCTGCAGCCGCGGGAGCAGAGG GTGGTGGACCTCCTGCTGACGTCCTTTTGTCAGAACCTCATGGCAGCCTCCAGTGTCGCCCCACCGGACAG GCAGGGCCCCTGGGCCACCCACTTCGTGAGGGCCCTGTGTGGACACAGGTTCCTGCCAGCTGtgctcaccaggctctgccagcTGCTCCATCACCAG GGCCCAAGCCTGAGTGCCTCACACGTGCTGGGCTTGGCTGCGCTGGCTGTTCACCTGGGCGAGTCCAGGTCTGTGCTCCCCAAGGTGCACGTGGGCCCTCCTGCCCCTGCCAGGGGCCTGCCCATCCCTGAGTTCATCGACAGCCTCCTGCCCTGTGTGGCCCAGCAGGCCTCGGCCCTGTGTCTGAA ATTTTCTACAGCAGCAATTTCTTATTCCTTGTGTAAGTTTTCCCAGTCACATGAGCTTCTGCACAGCTGTCTGTCTCCTGGCCTTATAAAAAAG TTCCAGTTCATCATGTTCAGATGGTTCCCAGAAGCTCGAGACCCCCCGTCTCAGGAGGACCTGGCCAGCCCACCCTGGAGGCCCCTGTGCCTGCCCTCCGTGGACTGGCGGAGAGCCGCCCTCTGCCTGTGGAAGCAAAGAGCCCTGAAGGAACTGCTGAAGCAGGAGGGGCTCCAG TTGACTTATAGAGACTGGTTacaactggaaatagaaattCAGCCTGAAGTTGATTCTCTTTCAGATATAGAAAG GCAGGACTTCCAGCAGTGGGCCATCCACCAGCACTTCCTCCCCATGCCCTCTGCCGCTGGTGGCTGTGATGGAGACCTGGAAGCCGCTTGTACCACCCTGGTCGACGTGCTCATGGACTTCTGCCAAAG ttcgaGGAGTTATCATCACTCAGAGAATTCTGATTTGGTTCTTGGTGGCTGCAAAGGAAATCGGGACATTTTTTCCAGATTGCAG GAGATGGCTGCTGACCTGCAGCAGGGCCCTGCGCCCCTCGGCCACGCTGCTCCCCATGGACACTTTCTCTTCGGAGTTTTCCACAGACGCCTCCAGGCCCTGACTCACGGGTGGGATGTGGCCAGCCGCCTCCAGAGACAGCAGGAGCTGCTCACCTGCAAACG CACCCTCCTCGGCCTGCCCCCCTCCATGCTAGTCAGCAGCCCCTGTGCGGAGCAGCCGACCGCCCCCAGCTGCGCTGATTTCTTCCACTTGGTCAACTCAGAGTTG AGAAACTTCTCCCATGATGGTGCTCTCACCTACGACATCACCGCCCACTTCTTCAGG GGGCTCCTCAACACCTGTGCACGAAGCAGAGACCCATCCCTGGCAGCCGACTTGGCCCTGACCGCCTGCCAGACCCAGTGCCCCCTGCTGCTCACCTCTGCTCTG CTGTGGTGGTCAAGCCTGGAGCCCGAGCTGCACTGCCGGTGGAGGAGGTGGTCCCAGAGCCTGCTGCCTGCAGAGCTGCGGAAGCTGCAGGAGGCCCACCTCTTCGCTGAGAG CATGTCCTCCCCCATCATACCACCCCCCGCACCTTGCCCGTCCTGGCTCTGCGCGGCTGCCCTGCACTTTGCAATTCAACGGGCCAGGAAGGAGAGCTTCAGGCAGGAGCTGGGGAAGCTGGATGGCCAAGGAGAGGAG CTGTTCGtttccctgtttttcttttccttgatggGCCTGCTCTCTTCATATCTGACTCCACAG GCCATTGGCTCCCTGAGGGCTCTGGACATCTGTGCGGAGATCTTGGGGTGTCTGCAGAAGAGGAGGATTTCCTGGCTGCTGGTCTTTCAGCTGACGGAGGCGG ATGTCCCCGTGGGGCGCACCCTCCTTGGCCTGGCCCCCGACCACCAGGTCAGGCTGCTGCCGGTCGCCTTCTACAG CCTCCTTCCCTACTTTGACGAGGATGCCCTCCTCAAAGAAGATGCCTTCCTGCGCGTTGCTCTCAACATGTACCTGAAGCTTGTTGGCCTCTTTGTGGCTGGGGAGACCGGTGCAGTCTGGACTGTGGCCCATGGTGGGGAGCTCCCAACTCAG GGTGACCCCATAAGCCTGATAACAAATGCCCGTCTGTTTCTGCTGCAATTGATACCTCGGTGCCCAGAAAGGAGCTTCTTGCATGTGGCAGAG CTGCTGGCTGTGAGTGGAGATTGTGACCCGGAAGTGAGTGCTGCCCTCCTGAGCAGGCGGCAGGCTGTGCTggaccccaatctctcccaggagCCCCAACTCTTCTGA
- the FANCA gene encoding Fanconi anemia group A protein isoform X2 → MSARGARVPASDQGPGVGRRSWAELLEGRVERQKLSPEGEQKVRESAVRLLRRHLNLNDLILEVEDPPCDQLCLRQLIDCDGPEAHTKLSSSLIGSALGDQATRLGIPVAVLSSQVVASGFMRICEADTRPPPKVLLTPEQRKKLSSLLEIAQNLLAQSMFSRLYFCQELWKAQNSLLLEAVWRLHVQNVVSIPELLESRADTQAVVVWLCKDLGLLCEQIEVPCQHAEVARAVLADLVQMFVLRAFQKSEGLKGDGAPAQMAQIAATVLERMLASTLEAMAAGLQEGSPAYKAGSCWFGVFSGPMCQSILSAETLKRWFCHTLTQILTHKPVLKVSDAVQMQREWSFARTPALLSGLYRRLFVILSPEELVGHLQDVLETQEVNWRHVLSCVSTLVICLPDAQQLVNGWVTRLLTRAFESWDLDSMVLAFLVVRQAALEGPAVFPSYATWFQATFGSTRGIHSCSKKALVFLFKFLSDLVPFEVPRYLQVHILHPPLVPGKYRTLLTDYVALAKTRLADLKVSIENMGLYEDLSSAGDVTQPQSQASQDVEKALTVFEHTGKVPVAILEASIFRRSYYLSHFLPALLTPRVLPRAPDSREALIESLRRADKIPPALYSTYRQACSTAGQKQPEDAAPGGEVEPSCAEEPLDLLMAALQELRASMTDPTQHDVLSAQVAMVSERLHSVLGLSEDVSSGEAAPVQLSIQAPELQPREQRVVDLLLTSFCQNLMAASSVAPPDRQGPWATHFVRALCGHRFLPAVLTRLCQLLHHQGPSLSASHVLGLAALAVHLGESRSVLPKVHVGPPAPARGLPIPEFIDSLLPCVAQQASALCLKFSTAAISYSLCKFSQSHELLHSCLSPGLIKKFQFIMFRWFPEARDPPSQEDLASPPWRPLCLPSVDWRRAALCLWKQRALKELLKQEGLQLTYRDWLQLEIEIQPEVDSLSDIERQDFQQWAIHQHFLPMPSAAGGCDGDLEAACTTLVDVLMDFCQSSRSYHHSENSDLVLGGCKGNRDIFSRLQEMAADLQQGPAPLGHAAPHGHFLFGVFHRRLQALTHGWDVASRLQRQQELLTCKRTLLGLPPSMLVSSPCAEQPTAPSCADFFHLVNSELRNFSHDGALTYDITAHFFRGLLNTCARSRDPSLAADLALTACQTQCPLLLTSALLWWSSLEPELHCRWRRWSQSLLPAELRKLQEAHLFAESMSSPIIPPPAPCPSWLCAAALHFAIQRARKESFRQELGKLDGQGEEAIGSLRALDICAEILGCLQKRRISWLLVFQLTEADVPVGRTLLGLAPDHQVRLLPVAFYSLLPYFDEDALLKEDAFLRVALNMYLKLVGLFVAGETGAVWTVAHGGELPTQGDPISLITNARLFLLQLIPRCPERSFLHVAELLAVSGDCDPEVSAALLSRRQAVLDPNLSQEPQLF, encoded by the exons GTGGAAGATCCTCCCTGTGACCAGCTGTGTCTCCGCCAATTGATTGATTGTGATGGTCCTGAGGCCCACACTAAGCTTTCCAGTTCATTGATAG GCTCTGCTTTGGGGGATCAAGCCACACGGCTGGGCATCCCGGTGGCTGTCCTGTCCAGCCAGGTGGTGGCATCTGGCTTCATGCGGATCTGTGAGGCAGACACGAGGCCCCCTCCCAAAGTGCTGCTGACACCAGAGCAGAGG aagaaattGTCGTCCTTGTTGGAGATCGCTCAGAACTTATTAGCACAGAGCATGTTTTCCCGTCTCTACTTCTGTCAAGAATTATGGAAAGCACAG AATTCTTTGCTGCTTGAAGCTGTGTGGCGTCTTCACGTTCAAAATGTTGTAAGCATCCCAGAGCTGCTGGAAAG CCGCGCTGACACCCAGGCCGTGGTGGTCTGGCTCTGCAAGGACCTGGGCCTGCTGTGTGAGCAGATAGAGGTGCCCTGTCAGCACGCTGAGGTCGCCAGGGCTGTGCTTGCCG ATCTTGTGCAAATGTTTGTTTTGAGAGCATTCCAGAAAAGCGAGGGTTTGAAGGGAGACGGGGCACCAGCTCAGATGGCCCAG ATCGCCGCTACTGTTCTTGAGCGGATGCTGGCCT CCACTCTCGAAGCCATGGCAGCTGGCCTACAGGAGGGGTCCCCAGCATACAAGGCGGGGAGCTGCTG GTTTGGCGTGTTCAGTGGACCCATGTGCCAGAGTATACTTTCAGCAGAGACTCTGAAGAGGTGGTTCTGTCATACTCTGACCCAGATCCTCACCCACAAGCCTGTGCTAAAAG TTTCCGATGCCGTTCAGATGCAGAGAGAGTGGAGCTTTGCAAGGACCCCCGCTCTGCTCAGTGGCCTGTACCGCAGG ctctttgtgatcctgagcccagaggagctggtgggccaCTTACAAGACGTTCTGGAGACGCAGGAGGTAAACTGGAGGCACGTGCTGTCCTGTGTGTCCACGCTGGTCATCTGCCTCCCGGATGCACAGCAGCTGGTTAATG GTTGGGTGACCCGTCTGCTGACACGTGCGTTCGAGAGCTGGGACTTGGACAGCATGGTCTTGGCGTTCCTAGTCGTGCGGCAGGCTGCGCTAGAGGGCCCAGCTGTCTTCCCGTCCTACGCTACCTGGTTCCAG GCCACTTTCGGCAGCACTAGGGGCATCCACAGCTGCAGCAAGAAGGCGCTGGTCTTCCTCTTCAAGTTCCTGTCCGACCTTGTGCCCTTCGAGGTCCCCCGGTACCTGCAG GTACACATTCTCCACCCACCCCTGGTCCCCGGCAAGTATCGCACCCTCCTCACCGATTATGTGGCGCTGGCCAAGACACGCCTGGCCGACCTCAAA GTTTCTATAGAAAACATGGGGCTCTATGAGGACCTGTCTTCTGCCGGAGATGTCACTCAG CCCCAGAGCCAAGCATCCCAGGATGTCGAGAAGGCACTCACGGTGTTTGAACACACAGGGAAGGTTCCTGTCGCCATCCTAGAGGCCAG CATATTCCGGAGGTCCTATTACCTGTCCCACTTCCTTCCTGCGCTGCTCACACCACGAGTG CTCCCGAGAGCCCCTGATTCCCGCGAGGCCCTTATCGAGTCCCTGAGGAG AGCGGATAAAATTCCCCCAGCCCTGTACTCCACCTACCGCCAAGCCTGCTCCACTGCTGGACAGAAGCAGCCAGAAG ATGCAGCCCCGGGAGGGGAGGTGGAGCCCAGCTGTGCAGAGGAGCCACTGGACCTGCTCATGGCTGCCCTGCAGGAGCTCAGGGCCTCTATGACAGACCCCACCCAGCATGACG TGCTATCAGCTCAGGTGGCCATGGTCTCCGAGAGGCTCCACTCTGTCCTGGGCCTCAGCGAGGATGTCAGCAGCGGCGAGGCGGCCCCGGTGCAGCTCAGCATCCAGGCCCCTGAGCTGCAGCCGCGGGAGCAGAGG GTGGTGGACCTCCTGCTGACGTCCTTTTGTCAGAACCTCATGGCAGCCTCCAGTGTCGCCCCACCGGACAG GCAGGGCCCCTGGGCCACCCACTTCGTGAGGGCCCTGTGTGGACACAGGTTCCTGCCAGCTGtgctcaccaggctctgccagcTGCTCCATCACCAG GGCCCAAGCCTGAGTGCCTCACACGTGCTGGGCTTGGCTGCGCTGGCTGTTCACCTGGGCGAGTCCAGGTCTGTGCTCCCCAAGGTGCACGTGGGCCCTCCTGCCCCTGCCAGGGGCCTGCCCATCCCTGAGTTCATCGACAGCCTCCTGCCCTGTGTGGCCCAGCAGGCCTCGGCCCTGTGTCTGAA ATTTTCTACAGCAGCAATTTCTTATTCCTTGTGTAAGTTTTCCCAGTCACATGAGCTTCTGCACAGCTGTCTGTCTCCTGGCCTTATAAAAAAG TTCCAGTTCATCATGTTCAGATGGTTCCCAGAAGCTCGAGACCCCCCGTCTCAGGAGGACCTGGCCAGCCCACCCTGGAGGCCCCTGTGCCTGCCCTCCGTGGACTGGCGGAGAGCCGCCCTCTGCCTGTGGAAGCAAAGAGCCCTGAAGGAACTGCTGAAGCAGGAGGGGCTCCAG TTGACTTATAGAGACTGGTTacaactggaaatagaaattCAGCCTGAAGTTGATTCTCTTTCAGATATAGAAAG GCAGGACTTCCAGCAGTGGGCCATCCACCAGCACTTCCTCCCCATGCCCTCTGCCGCTGGTGGCTGTGATGGAGACCTGGAAGCCGCTTGTACCACCCTGGTCGACGTGCTCATGGACTTCTGCCAAAG ttcgaGGAGTTATCATCACTCAGAGAATTCTGATTTGGTTCTTGGTGGCTGCAAAGGAAATCGGGACATTTTTTCCAGATTGCAG GAGATGGCTGCTGACCTGCAGCAGGGCCCTGCGCCCCTCGGCCACGCTGCTCCCCATGGACACTTTCTCTTCGGAGTTTTCCACAGACGCCTCCAGGCCCTGACTCACGGGTGGGATGTGGCCAGCCGCCTCCAGAGACAGCAGGAGCTGCTCACCTGCAAACG CACCCTCCTCGGCCTGCCCCCCTCCATGCTAGTCAGCAGCCCCTGTGCGGAGCAGCCGACCGCCCCCAGCTGCGCTGATTTCTTCCACTTGGTCAACTCAGAGTTG AGAAACTTCTCCCATGATGGTGCTCTCACCTACGACATCACCGCCCACTTCTTCAGG GGGCTCCTCAACACCTGTGCACGAAGCAGAGACCCATCCCTGGCAGCCGACTTGGCCCTGACCGCCTGCCAGACCCAGTGCCCCCTGCTGCTCACCTCTGCTCTG CTGTGGTGGTCAAGCCTGGAGCCCGAGCTGCACTGCCGGTGGAGGAGGTGGTCCCAGAGCCTGCTGCCTGCAGAGCTGCGGAAGCTGCAGGAGGCCCACCTCTTCGCTGAGAG CATGTCCTCCCCCATCATACCACCCCCCGCACCTTGCCCGTCCTGGCTCTGCGCGGCTGCCCTGCACTTTGCAATTCAACGGGCCAGGAAGGAGAGCTTCAGGCAGGAGCTGGGGAAGCTGGATGGCCAAGGAGAGGAG GCCATTGGCTCCCTGAGGGCTCTGGACATCTGTGCGGAGATCTTGGGGTGTCTGCAGAAGAGGAGGATTTCCTGGCTGCTGGTCTTTCAGCTGACGGAGGCGG ATGTCCCCGTGGGGCGCACCCTCCTTGGCCTGGCCCCCGACCACCAGGTCAGGCTGCTGCCGGTCGCCTTCTACAG CCTCCTTCCCTACTTTGACGAGGATGCCCTCCTCAAAGAAGATGCCTTCCTGCGCGTTGCTCTCAACATGTACCTGAAGCTTGTTGGCCTCTTTGTGGCTGGGGAGACCGGTGCAGTCTGGACTGTGGCCCATGGTGGGGAGCTCCCAACTCAG GGTGACCCCATAAGCCTGATAACAAATGCCCGTCTGTTTCTGCTGCAATTGATACCTCGGTGCCCAGAAAGGAGCTTCTTGCATGTGGCAGAG CTGCTGGCTGTGAGTGGAGATTGTGACCCGGAAGTGAGTGCTGCCCTCCTGAGCAGGCGGCAGGCTGTGCTggaccccaatctctcccaggagCCCCAACTCTTCTGA